A window from Streptomyces subrutilus encodes these proteins:
- a CDS encoding GNAT family N-acetyltransferase, protein MSTETGARALDNPVWSALHGAHRDVAEFGPAGLAARYSTDTTPFAGLADPRDPRAWADLAELVGPGRSVWVTGLLTPPPGWETTVALPGVQLDGRAVRAEPAPDAVRLGPADVPEMLELVALTRPGPFLDRTVELGTYLGVRQGGRLVAMAGERMRPAGWSELSAVCTHPDHRGRGLAARLIRAVAAEVRERGEGPFLHAAAQNTGAVRLYESMGFALRRRPDFLGLRTPVKEG, encoded by the coding sequence ATGTCCACGGAGACCGGCGCCCGCGCGCTCGACAACCCGGTCTGGTCCGCGCTGCACGGCGCGCACCGCGACGTCGCCGAGTTCGGGCCCGCGGGCCTGGCCGCCCGCTACAGCACGGACACCACTCCCTTCGCCGGGCTCGCGGACCCGCGGGACCCGCGGGCCTGGGCCGATCTGGCAGAGCTGGTGGGGCCCGGCCGGAGCGTCTGGGTGACCGGGCTGCTGACCCCGCCGCCGGGGTGGGAGACGACCGTGGCCCTGCCGGGCGTGCAGCTGGACGGCCGGGCCGTCCGGGCCGAGCCGGCGCCGGACGCGGTGCGGCTGGGTCCGGCGGACGTGCCGGAGATGCTGGAGCTGGTCGCGCTGACCCGGCCGGGCCCGTTCCTGGACCGGACCGTCGAGCTGGGCACGTACCTCGGCGTACGGCAGGGGGGCCGGCTCGTCGCGATGGCCGGGGAGCGGATGCGCCCGGCGGGCTGGTCGGAGCTGAGCGCGGTGTGCACGCACCCGGACCACCGCGGCCGGGGCCTGGCCGCCCGGCTGATACGGGCGGTGGCGGCGGAGGTGCGCGAGCGCGGGGAGGGTCCGTTCCTGCACGCGGCGGCGCAGAACACCGGCGCGGTGCGGCTGTACGAGTCGATGGGGTTCGCGCTGCGGCGCCGGCCGGACTTCCTGGGGCTGCGCACGCCCGTCAAGGAGGGCTGA
- a CDS encoding WhiB family transcriptional regulator, with product MTDVAHLPAAPHDSWQWQTRAACRNLGSGRFFHPAGERGEDREERDAAAKKVCAGCPVRTACLEHALRTREPFGVWGGLTEEERRALPKRRARALAGRS from the coding sequence ATGACCGACGTCGCACATCTGCCCGCCGCCCCGCACGACTCCTGGCAGTGGCAGACCCGTGCCGCCTGCCGGAACCTGGGGTCCGGCCGGTTCTTCCACCCCGCCGGGGAGCGGGGCGAGGACCGCGAGGAGCGGGACGCGGCCGCCAAGAAGGTCTGCGCGGGCTGCCCGGTGCGGACCGCTTGCCTGGAACACGCCCTGCGCACCCGCGAGCCGTTCGGGGTCTGGGGCGGCCTGACGGAGGAGGAGCGCCGCGCGCTGCCGAAGCGGCGGGCGCGGGCCCTGGCGGGCCGCTCGTGA
- a CDS encoding Lrp/AsnC family transcriptional regulator, whose translation MRLNDLDERIVHALAEDARRSYADIGSEVGLSAPAVKRRVDRLRAEGAITGFTVRVDPAAMGWETEGFIEIYCRHNTSPDDIRRGLERYPEVVSASTVTGDADALVQVFASDMRHFERVLERIAGEPFVERTKSVLVLSPLLRRFTSGAPA comes from the coding sequence GTGCGACTGAACGATCTCGACGAACGCATCGTGCACGCCCTCGCCGAGGACGCCCGCCGCTCCTACGCGGACATCGGCTCCGAGGTCGGGCTCTCCGCCCCCGCCGTGAAACGACGCGTGGACCGGCTCCGCGCCGAAGGCGCCATCACCGGCTTCACCGTCCGCGTGGACCCGGCGGCCATGGGCTGGGAGACCGAGGGCTTCATCGAGATCTACTGCCGCCACAACACCTCGCCGGACGACATCCGGCGGGGCCTGGAGCGCTACCCCGAGGTGGTGTCCGCGTCGACCGTCACCGGCGACGCGGACGCCCTGGTCCAGGTCTTCGCCTCCGACATGCGGCACTTCGAACGGGTGCTGGAGCGGATCGCCGGAGAACCCTTCGTCGAGCGCACCAAATCCGTCCTGGTGCTCTCCCCGCTGCTGCGCCGCTTCACCTCGGGCGCGCCGGCCTGA
- a CDS encoding GDSL-type esterase/lipase family protein gives MTPQSPDQPWQDPEPFLRGVAWRDRGRPVRADPADTMRLSWDTGERATLPIGVRLEFTTARARAVEIRYRASVPGPTDALRDLAHGFAVWDRRGLVREVFTEPAAQSVVRIELRGGQGPFTVHPPETQSPVILGLRGIGGSLAPAPPAPRWVVHGDSITEGWWSTRPAHGWPAVTGRAMGWDTVNLGYAGAARGELATAEQLARLPADYLTLAFGTNCWSPVPFSAPLLYETTRAFLDLVRQGHPRTPLLLVSPLLRPDAERTPNRLGATLGALRDAMERATRDRVAAGDGHLALLPGRELLGPEHLADGLHPNDAGHRVLGLAVATALRRAGFGAR, from the coding sequence GTGACACCGCAGAGCCCTGACCAGCCGTGGCAGGACCCGGAACCCTTCCTGCGCGGGGTCGCGTGGCGGGACCGGGGGCGGCCCGTGCGCGCCGACCCGGCGGACACCATGCGGCTGTCGTGGGACACCGGCGAGCGCGCCACCCTGCCCATCGGGGTGCGGCTGGAGTTCACCACCGCGCGGGCGCGGGCGGTGGAGATCCGCTACCGGGCCTCCGTGCCCGGCCCCACCGACGCCCTGCGCGACCTCGCGCACGGGTTCGCCGTCTGGGACCGGCGCGGGCTGGTCCGCGAGGTGTTCACCGAGCCGGCCGCGCAATCCGTCGTGCGCATCGAACTGCGCGGCGGCCAGGGCCCGTTCACCGTCCACCCGCCCGAGACGCAGTCCCCCGTGATCCTCGGGCTGCGCGGGATCGGCGGCTCCCTCGCCCCGGCTCCCCCGGCGCCCCGCTGGGTGGTGCACGGCGACTCGATCACCGAGGGCTGGTGGTCCACCCGGCCCGCCCACGGCTGGCCCGCGGTCACCGGCCGGGCGATGGGCTGGGACACCGTCAACCTCGGCTACGCGGGCGCCGCGCGCGGCGAACTGGCCACCGCCGAACAACTCGCCCGCCTGCCCGCGGACTACCTCACCCTCGCCTTCGGCACCAACTGCTGGTCGCCGGTGCCGTTCTCGGCGCCGCTGCTGTACGAGACCACGCGGGCCTTCCTCGACCTGGTCCGCCAGGGCCACCCGCGGACCCCGCTGCTGCTGGTCTCCCCCCTGCTGCGACCCGACGCCGAACGCACCCCCAACCGGCTCGGCGCCACCCTGGGCGCCCTGCGCGACGCCATGGAGCGCGCCACCCGGGACCGCGTCGCCGCCGGGGACGGCCACCTGGCCCTGCTGCCGGGGCGGGAGCTCCTCGGGCCCGAGCACCTCGCGGACGGGCTGCACCCCAACGACGCGGGGCACCGGGTCCTGGGCCTCGCCGTGGCCACCGCCCTGCGGCGGGCCGGATTCGGCGCCCGGTGA
- a CDS encoding carbon-nitrogen hydrolase family protein: MPPLRTALLQSSGRLGDTAENLKALDGAAARAAQGGAGLLVTSEMFLTGYALETEDVAALAEPADGPSAAAIGEIARRHGVAVLYGYPERAGDAVFNAARLIGPDGAALANYRKTHLFGCFEQDAFTPGDTPVVQADLAGLRIGIMICYDVEFPENVRAHALAGTDLLLVPTAQMHPFQFVAEQLVPVRAFENQMYIAYVNRTGPEGEFEFVGLSCLASPDGVTRTRAGRGEELVIGEADPELLSASRTTNPYLRDRRPGLYASLV, translated from the coding sequence ATGCCCCCGCTGCGCACCGCCCTCCTCCAGAGCTCCGGACGGCTCGGCGACACCGCCGAGAACCTGAAGGCGCTCGACGGGGCCGCGGCGCGCGCCGCACAGGGCGGGGCCGGACTCCTCGTGACCTCGGAGATGTTCCTCACCGGCTACGCGCTGGAGACCGAGGACGTCGCCGCGCTCGCCGAACCGGCCGACGGCCCGTCCGCCGCCGCCATCGGCGAGATCGCCCGCCGCCACGGGGTCGCCGTCCTGTACGGCTACCCCGAGCGCGCGGGCGACGCGGTCTTCAACGCGGCTCGGCTCATCGGCCCCGACGGCGCCGCCCTGGCGAACTACCGCAAGACGCACCTCTTCGGCTGCTTCGAGCAGGACGCCTTCACCCCCGGCGACACCCCCGTCGTCCAGGCCGACCTCGCCGGCCTGCGCATCGGCATCATGATCTGCTACGACGTGGAGTTCCCCGAGAACGTCCGGGCCCACGCGCTCGCCGGCACCGACCTCCTCCTGGTGCCCACCGCGCAGATGCACCCCTTCCAGTTCGTCGCCGAACAACTCGTCCCGGTACGGGCCTTCGAGAACCAGATGTACATCGCGTACGTCAACCGCACCGGTCCCGAAGGCGAGTTCGAGTTCGTCGGACTCAGCTGCCTGGCGAGCCCCGACGGGGTCACCCGCACCCGGGCCGGACGCGGCGAGGAGCTGGTCATCGGCGAGGCCGACCCCGAGCTGCTGAGCGCCTCGCGCACGACCAACCCGTACCTGCGCGACCGGCGCCCCGGGCTCTACGCCTCCCTCGTCTGA
- a CDS encoding amino acid permease, with protein sequence MLDHGQAPPLTSEPRRPAHPLLRRKPVEQLVAEGGQGEGGALKRSLTMWQLTTISIGATLGTGIFVVLGEATPIAGPAVFLAFVIAGLTALFSALSYAELAGSIPVSGSSYSYAYATMGELVAWVCGWCLVLEYGVSVAAVAVGWGQYLNELLDGTLGITIPEGFSAPLGEGGYVNLPALVVVLLCMVFLLRGAKESARVNSIMVGVKIVTLVLFCVIGFMGVKAGNYTPLAPLGVTAISTAASMLFFSYIGFDAASTAGEEAKNPKKDLPRAIMLSLGIVTALYCLVALVAVGAMPWQEFEGSEAALAKIMENVTGHAFWSVVLAAGAVVAIASVVFAVLYGQTRILFAMSRDGLMPKAFAKVDPKTGTPRVNTIIVCLFCGILAATIPLGELANATSIGTLFAFGLVNIAVVILRHTRPEMNRTFKVMLFPVTPILGFLCCAYLMTELPGITWAVFGGWMAVGLVLYFFYGMRRSSLATAAAPAPTAEGAAEKK encoded by the coding sequence GTGCTGGACCACGGCCAGGCGCCACCGCTCACGTCCGAGCCCCGCAGGCCCGCCCACCCGCTGCTGCGCCGCAAGCCCGTCGAGCAGCTCGTCGCCGAGGGCGGCCAGGGTGAGGGCGGCGCCCTCAAGCGCTCGCTCACCATGTGGCAGCTGACCACGATCAGCATCGGCGCCACCCTGGGCACCGGCATCTTCGTCGTCCTCGGCGAGGCCACCCCGATCGCCGGGCCGGCCGTCTTCCTCGCGTTCGTCATCGCGGGCCTGACCGCCCTGTTCTCGGCCCTCTCCTATGCCGAGCTCGCGGGCTCCATACCGGTCTCGGGCTCCTCGTACTCCTACGCCTACGCCACCATGGGCGAGCTCGTCGCCTGGGTCTGCGGCTGGTGCCTCGTCCTGGAGTACGGCGTCTCGGTCGCGGCCGTCGCCGTCGGCTGGGGCCAGTACCTCAACGAGCTGCTCGACGGCACCCTCGGCATCACCATCCCCGAGGGCTTCTCCGCCCCGCTCGGCGAGGGCGGCTACGTCAACCTGCCCGCGCTGGTCGTCGTCCTGCTGTGCATGGTCTTCCTGCTCCGCGGGGCCAAGGAGAGCGCCCGGGTCAACTCGATCATGGTCGGCGTCAAGATCGTCACGCTGGTGCTCTTCTGCGTGATCGGCTTCATGGGCGTCAAGGCCGGCAACTACACCCCGCTCGCCCCGCTGGGCGTCACCGCCATCAGCACCGCCGCCTCGATGCTCTTCTTCTCGTACATCGGCTTCGACGCCGCCTCCACCGCGGGCGAGGAGGCCAAGAACCCGAAGAAGGACCTGCCCAGGGCGATCATGCTCTCGCTCGGCATCGTGACCGCCCTGTACTGCCTGGTCGCGCTCGTCGCGGTCGGTGCCATGCCGTGGCAGGAGTTCGAGGGCAGCGAGGCCGCCCTGGCCAAGATCATGGAGAACGTCACCGGACACGCCTTCTGGAGCGTCGTCCTGGCCGCCGGCGCGGTCGTCGCCATCGCCAGCGTCGTCTTCGCCGTCCTCTACGGCCAGACCCGCATCCTCTTCGCGATGTCCCGCGACGGCCTGATGCCCAAGGCGTTCGCCAAGGTCGACCCGAAGACCGGCACCCCGCGCGTCAACACGATCATCGTCTGCCTCTTCTGCGGGATCCTGGCCGCCACGATCCCCCTCGGCGAACTGGCCAACGCCACCAGCATCGGCACCCTCTTCGCCTTCGGCCTCGTCAACATCGCCGTCGTCATCCTGCGCCACACCCGCCCCGAGATGAACCGCACCTTCAAGGTGATGCTCTTCCCCGTCACCCCGATCCTCGGCTTCCTCTGCTGCGCCTACCTGATGACGGAGCTGCCCGGAATCACCTGGGCGGTCTTCGGTGGCTGGATGGCGGTCGGGCTCGTGCTCTACTTCTTCTACGGCATGCGCCGCTCCAGCCTGGCCACCGCTGCCGCCCCGGCCCCCACGGCCGAGGGGGCCGCTGAAAAGAAGTGA
- a CDS encoding LytR/AlgR family response regulator transcription factor — protein sequence MLRVLAVDDEMPLLEELLFLLRADPRVRSAEGASDATGALRRITRALEAGPDGPDGPDGIDVVFLDIHMAGLTGLDIARLLTGFASPPLIVFVTAHEGFAVQAFDLKAVDYVLKPVRPERLAEAVRRACALLAPAGPDTRPAAGPPSAPPRAPGGPGARGPAAEGAGDRAPEQIAVELGGVTRFVPVADIAYVEAQGDYVRLHTGGGSHLVRIPLSTLEERWAARGFVRIHRRHLVALSRIDELRLEAGSTTVRVGSAELQVSRRHARELRDLLMRRATG from the coding sequence ATGCTGCGCGTACTGGCCGTCGACGACGAGATGCCGCTCCTGGAGGAGCTCCTCTTCCTGCTGCGCGCCGACCCGCGCGTGCGCAGCGCCGAGGGCGCCTCCGACGCCACCGGGGCCCTGCGCCGGATCACCCGAGCCCTGGAGGCCGGTCCGGACGGCCCGGACGGCCCCGACGGCATCGACGTGGTCTTCCTCGACATCCACATGGCCGGCCTGACCGGCCTGGACATCGCCCGGCTGCTGACCGGCTTCGCCAGTCCGCCGCTGATCGTCTTCGTCACCGCCCACGAGGGCTTCGCCGTCCAGGCCTTCGACCTCAAGGCAGTGGACTACGTGCTGAAGCCGGTCCGACCCGAGCGGCTCGCCGAAGCCGTCCGCCGGGCCTGCGCCCTGCTGGCCCCGGCCGGTCCGGACACGCGGCCCGCGGCAGGTCCGCCGTCCGCCCCGCCCCGCGCGCCCGGTGGGCCGGGGGCGCGCGGTCCGGCCGCCGAGGGCGCCGGCGACCGGGCGCCGGAGCAGATCGCGGTGGAGCTGGGCGGGGTCACCCGGTTCGTGCCCGTCGCCGACATCGCCTACGTGGAGGCCCAGGGCGACTACGTCCGGCTGCACACCGGCGGGGGCAGCCACCTGGTCCGCATCCCGCTGTCCACCCTGGAGGAGCGGTGGGCGGCCCGCGGCTTCGTCCGCATCCACCGGCGCCACCTGGTGGCCCTGTCCCGGATCGACGAACTCCGGCTGGAGGCCGGCTCGACCACGGTCCGGGTCGGGTCCGCGGAACTCCAGGTCAGCCGCCGGCACGCGAGGGAACTGCGCGACCTGCTGATGCGCCGGGCGACGGGCTGA